A window of [Ruminococcus] lactaris ATCC 29176 genomic DNA:
GGAAGACCGGATTGCAGGGATTAGAGAGATTGTTGCTTATATGAAAGAGCAGGGTGAGGAGTGCTACTTTTATCCGGTAGCGAACGAAGAGTTGTCTTTATTTGAGGAAGCCGGATACAGGATCGAGACAGAGCGGGATGAAGGCTGGAATGATTATGTCTATGATATTACAGCTCTGGCAAATATGAAGGGAAAAAAATATCATAACCACAAAAATCATATCAATAAGTTCAATGCATTGTATGAAAATGTAGAATTGCTGGATATCCGGGATGTAGAACCGGCAGAGTATCTACAATTTCTGGATGATTATGTAAAGAGTGAACATAAAAAAGCGACGATCGCAAAAGAAGAAAATGTAAAGGCAAAAGAAGTGCTTTCCGATCTGGAGGCTTATGGGGTAGTCGGATATGTTCTGAAAGTGGACGGAAAGATCGTAGGACTTGAAGTAGGAGAAATTCTGGGAGATTATTATTATTCTCATATTGAGAAAGCGGATAAGACCTACAATGGTGTGTACTCGAAGCTGGTTCAGCTCGTATCACAGGATCTGCAGGAGAAAGTAAAATATATGAACCGGGAGGAAGATCTGAATGAGCCGGGGCTGAGACGCTCAAAGAGAGGTTATAAACCGATCGGTTATATCGAGAAGAACCAGGTTAAGATATTAGACTAATTTGAGATAAGGGGTCAGGTTGAATGAAAAAAGAAAGAAAAGTAATTGATGCACATCTTCATATTTTCGGTCATTGTGAATTTGGAGACCGTCTGGCACATGGGATCGGAGATGAACCTACGCAGGAATACCTGACTGAAAAATATTATGGCAGATTGGGAATTGAAAAAGGGATTGTGATGGGGAATGGCCCGTTGGAAGAGCAGGGAAAGAATCTGGGGGAGTACTTTTACTATAGTGCCGGACTGGATGAGAAGGATTCCTGGCTGAAGCTGGAGGAGATCGAGTCACATCTTCAGAGAAAACGCTGTGTAGGTGTGAAACTGTATCCGGGATATTATGAACTTTATCCCAATGATAAAAGTCTGTATCCCATTTATAAAATGACGGAAGAATATGGGAAAGTTCTATCAGTTCATACGGGGATGGTTGCCGGAAATGGCGGGCATCTGAAGTATTGCAGACCGATCCATCTGGACGATATAGCGACAGATTTTCCAGGTTTGAAGATTGTGATGTGCCATTTTGGAAATCCGTTTTTACAGGAGGCAGCGGCCGTATTAGAGAAAAATCCAAATATGTATGCAGATCTTTCAGGATTGATAGAAGGTGCTTTTGAAACGGAAACGTTTATAAAAGATCAGTCAGGTTACCTGGAAATTTTGAAATCATGGATGCATTATGTCAGCGATTATGGTAAATTTATATATGGGACAGACTGGCCTGCGGTCAACTGTTTTGAATATAGAGAGTTTATAAAAAGGCTGGTGCCGGAGCAATATCATGAAAAAGTATTTTATGAGAATGCAGTCCGCGTGTATGGCCTGGTATAGTCGGGGACAGAGATGAAATATTATGAGGATAAATCCGACAGAAAGATGGAGTTAAAGCTTTTGTCATTGTCGGAAGATGATAAGTTGATCAGAGAATGTATGGAACAGGCATCTGCATTTTACGGATGTCTGGGAAAAATGGGTGTTACAGAGATACTCTGTGACAGAAAAAAAGCACAGGAATTGGGGGCAGACTGCCAGATAACCGGAATTTTTACCGGTGGGGAGCTGACCGCATTTGCCTGTGCTTTTGAGTATACAGGATTGAAAAGAAATGGAAGGAAATGGCTGAATCCAGGTGATAAAGAATGGCGGCAGATCGAGACATTGGGAACGAATGTTGTTGTGATACCTCTGCTTGTTGGAAAAGAGAAGGTGGGCCGGTTGATCGAACTGCTTCGGGAACAATACCGGGACAGTCATCTTTTGTTCAGAATTAGCGGAGAGCAAAGTGAAAAATTTCAGGAAGACCTGGCAGTGGTATCAGAGAAGAATCTGAAAAGCCATAGATACGATGCGGCAGGTGAAAACGTGTGGCTTTTTCATTTTGCACCGCAGATCCGAATGGAAGATACTTATTTTGAAGAAGAGATATTGTTAATATTGCCGGGGCAGGAAGTGCTTCTGGAAATGGGAATAGAAGAGGCAGAAGTGACGATGGTGAAACTGACCGGTTATGAGATCGTCCGATCTGAAAAAGGCAGTGCTTTTTTCAGAAAACCAGGAGCGGCCTGTGAGGGGGTTCTGCTGCAGTGTGATTATGAACAGCTTCTTCGATATCAGCGGTTTATCAACCTTACTAATTATGAAGAACATTTTGAGCAGACAGACAGGGGAAAAGCACTGATCTATTCAGAAAAATATCAAAGTGACAGCTCTCTTCTGTGGAATGATCTGCTCCGTGAAATGGTAAAGACAAGAAAAGCGGAATGGAGCATTGTTCCTGACAGTTACATTATGTATCCGGTGACGTATAAAGAGCAGGACCGGCTTTTAGAATGTGCCTGTTATGATAATCAGGAGATCGGCAATTATATGCATTATATGGATATCCGTCTGCAATGTGAAACAGGAGTTCCTTTTGGAAAAGATGGAATTGATTTGATGGAACGTTATAAGAACCGTCTGGAACGTATTCCACTTGGAAGGCTGAGAGTCAGGATCACATTGGAAATGATCCTGGATATCCTGGATCATGAGGATCAGCCGGTGGGATGTGATGCGGAGGCAGAAGCGGTCCTTTCGATTGACCGGTTGAGCCATATCGGAGTATTGACATTGGTTTCTTTGTCCACTCCTTTTCTGCTGAGTCATTTTCTGGATAACATTGTAAGAAACCAGTTGATGGTAATAGAAGAAAATGGAGAAGCAGTGAATCTGTATGCGTATATGCAGGAAAAATGGGGACTGAACGCTTCCGGGACTCCAAAAAGTTATGAAATGATACCGAAAGAGAAAAACTGCCTAAACAAAAAGCAGTTAGGAGCAGTTCTCCTGTCAGAAACGATCTACGAAGAGGGAGAAGATTTCGGGGAATTTACAGATGCAGAAATTTTGAAGCTGACAAATTCAGAGACCGGTATGGGACAGTACAGCCGTGCTTTTGTTGTGGCACATACAAATGTGCTTCTGGACTTTGAAAAAGACCTGCGGGGAACGATACAGGCAAGGATGTATAATGCAGCATTTACCTGCTTTTATGTGGAATTGCTGATGTTTGAAGAGGCGGCACTGACTTGTTTCAATAAGGAACTGATCGATCTGATGGCAGAGGTCATGCGGATCGAACCTACGGAGTTCCTGACCCGTGCAAGAACGATTACAAACCGGTATTTAAATACGGTGGATTTCTGGAATGTTAGTGTAAACTACCCGTCGTCACAAAAATCATTGCAAATGATCAGAAAATCGTTTCTTATAGATGACTTGAAAGAGAAAATGGAGTATAATCAAAAACAAGTTGGGAACATTTTTGATATCAACAGGGAAATCGTTGACCGACAGGAGGCAAAGGAAGAAAAAGAGAGAGATGATCAGTCCAATACAGCCTTGACGATCTTATCCGTTCTGTGCTTCTTCAGTGCCATGATCGACGGTAATGATTATCTGAGTACTTTGGACTGGCTGATACCGGCGGGAGTACTTGATATTATTTTAAAGGGAGTTTTCCCAATCACAATGATTGGCATTCTACTGTATGTGTTGAAAAAACTGTACGGAAGGTCAAAATAGTTACGGATGAGGAGGAAGGAATGAAAAAGACGATTCAAAGAGTATTAGCGGCAGTGATTTTATTTGCCATGATACTTAGCGGAGGTTTTTCCGAAGTCGGTAAGGTACACGCAGAGAAGCAGCAGGGGACAACGAAGCGTGCAATCTATGTTGTATTTGACAATTCGGGAAGTATGTATGGGGACGGCAACAAAGCATGGTCTCAGGCGACTTATGCGATGGAAGTTTTTGCCGCGATGATGAATTATGAGAGCGGAGACGTGATGAAAGTATTCCCGATGCATGATATCACAACAGATGGGAATACGGGGTCTGCAACAAAGTCATCCATGGAGATTCGTGGAAAAGATGATATTGCACAGATTCATAATATGTATACACCAAAGCCGGGCGGAACTCCGTATACGCAGGTGAATAATGCGGCAGGAGAGCTGACGAAGCTTCTGAATGCCGGAAGTGTGGATGAAGGATGGCTGGTTGTGCTGACAGACGGTGACTTTGACAATGATATTCCGGCCAGCGGATTGAAAGCAGATCTGGAGGGGAAGGCTGCGGCCAACGAAAATCTGTATGTGCAGTATCTGGCTATCGGAACGGATGTAGAGAATATCCCGGAGGGAAATGCGGATAAAGGTCTGTATGCACAGAAGGCGGGTAATACTTCAGAAGTTGTGAATGAGCTTGCTGAGATCAGCAACCGCATTTTCAAGAGAAATGAATATGCAGGTTATAGCAGTGAAGATTCCGGTCTGGAATTTGACATTCCGCTTAGAAAGCTGATTGTCTTTGCACAGGGGAAAGATGTGAAGATCGGAAGCCTGAAAAATGAAGAGGGCGGAGAAGTGAAGCTCCAGAGTGATACGGCGGTTTCATATAGCAGTACGGACGGAGCGGGACTGACTACCTTTGTAAAGTCAACACCGGTCAAAGATACATCTCTGAAAGGACAGGTTGCGGTTTTTGCAGATGAGTCACCGATCGTAGCTGGAAAATATACGCTGGATGTCAGCGGAGCAGACAGTATTCAGATTTATTATGAGCCGGATGTGAAGTTTGAGGCAGGACTTTACAAAGGCGATACAAAGATGGAAGAGGGAACCATCGAAGGTGGAGCTTATACAGTAAAAGTTGGATTCGTAGATCAGCTTTCAGGAAAATATATTAAAAGCTCCAAGCTTCTTGGAGAACCGAAGTATACAGTCAGCATCAATGGAGAGACGCAGGAACTGACCGGAAAAGACGGGGCATCTCAGTCCATTGATGTGGAAGTAGACGGGGAGTCACTGGAATTGACGGCAGATGTCAATTACCTGAAAGATTATACAGACAGTGCATCCTATACGTTTAAGGTCTGCACGCTGGATATGAATGTGGACGCATTCAAGAGTGCAAATCTGAAGATGCTGGAAGACGGAGCAAATCAGATTACTGTAGAGGCAACGAGAAATGGTGAGCCATTGACAAAAGAGCAGTGGGATGCCGCAACGCTGGACGTGGTAAGTGTAAATAAAGACGGAGAAGAATTTGGTATCCAGTGGGATGTGCAGAAGGGCAGTGAAGTCTCAACCTGGATCGTTACTCCGAAATATAAGAAAGGCGGTATGTTCGCAACAGAGACCGGTCAGGCAGATGTAACGATCAATGTATCGGCAGAAATCGACGGGGATGATTACGGTAAGGCAGAAACGGTCAGTGTAAACATCAAGGATGATAAGAATATCGTAGATTATCTGAAGCGCTACTGGAAGCATATTGTAATATCACTTCTGCTTCTGATCCTTATTTTAGGATATGTGCCACCGTTTAAAAAGCGGTTTGCAAGAAGTATCAAGAAGCGTCCGAGTATCGAATGCAGTGCGGAGAAGATCGGACTTCGTGATAATGTTATGAAGGGAAATTTTGAGAAGGATCTTGCATCCAGACTGCTCCCATATGTACCGGAGACCGGAAGGCTGACGTTCTCACCGACTCCGGTGAAAAAAACAGCAAAAGTCCGGGCATCAGGAGGCGGAAGTATGCTGATTCTGAATACATCCGCTTTTGCAGGGAAAGAGGAGATCACATTTAACGGAATGTCCATTCAGGAGAATGAAAAGGGACATCACCGTATTTCCGCAAGTACCATTATTGTAGTAAGTACGCCAGAGTTTACATATACCTGTATCCCGAATGTGCAGAGAACTGCAAATGGCGAGATAAAAAGAGGAAAAAGAAAATAAAAGGCTATAGGAGGAAGAGAGTATGATTGCACCAACATTATTAGTAGGACTTGGAGGAACCGGATCAAAGATTGTATGCCGTGTATCTCAGATGGTTACGGAAGAGCAGCGGAAAAGGATCGGATTTGCAGTTTTTGATACGGATATCAATGAATTAAGAGAAATCCGTGAGGCGAATCCGTTTATCAAGACGATCCAGACCTCAACAAAGCTGACGGTCGGAGAGTATCTGAATATTGATACGCATGCAAGAGATGAGTGGTTCCCGGTGAACGGAATCCTGAACAGCAAATCCCTGACAGAGGGAGCCGGTCAGGTACGTGCGATTTCCAGACTGGCACTGGACACAGCGATCCGTGCGGGAAATATGGAGCCTCTGCATAATGCAATCGAGGAACTTTACAAGCTGGAGGGCGATTCCTCAGAACAGGCATTAAGGGTGGTCATT
This region includes:
- a CDS encoding amidohydrolase family protein — encoded protein: MKKERKVIDAHLHIFGHCEFGDRLAHGIGDEPTQEYLTEKYYGRLGIEKGIVMGNGPLEEQGKNLGEYFYYSAGLDEKDSWLKLEEIESHLQRKRCVGVKLYPGYYELYPNDKSLYPIYKMTEEYGKVLSVHTGMVAGNGGHLKYCRPIHLDDIATDFPGLKIVMCHFGNPFLQEAAAVLEKNPNMYADLSGLIEGAFETETFIKDQSGYLEILKSWMHYVSDYGKFIYGTDWPAVNCFEYREFIKRLVPEQYHEKVFYENAVRVYGLV
- a CDS encoding phosphatidylglycerol lysyltransferase domain-containing protein, whose translation is MLDFRRIEMSDFPALRKMYEKYGNWSCDCTICGTYMWRDYLDIRISLEEEKLIVYQQLDGKHLFYIPLMEDRIAGIREIVAYMKEQGEECYFYPVANEELSLFEEAGYRIETERDEGWNDYVYDITALANMKGKKYHNHKNHINKFNALYENVELLDIRDVEPAEYLQFLDDYVKSEHKKATIAKEENVKAKEVLSDLEAYGVVGYVLKVDGKIVGLEVGEILGDYYYSHIEKADKTYNGVYSKLVQLVSQDLQEKVKYMNREEDLNEPGLRRSKRGYKPIGYIEKNQVKILD